The Chitinophaga sp. H8 genome contains a region encoding:
- a CDS encoding 3-hydroxyacyl-CoA dehydrogenase family protein, with translation MRAKYIPADICIGVVGLGLMGSSIVVALLAAGHPVKAIAPLPAEEAEAPARILAQLQHCAAAGLLEAPIEDYQARLIISGDYHQLKDCRLVLECVIEKQDIKALVYRRITDVVSDDAVISSNTSAIPISVLQEQVLHPERFLGIHWAEPAYATRFLEITCGVQTAAKYADWVYELSRCWGKEATLLRKDIRGFITNRLMYAVYREALSLVADQRATLEDVDKSFRYDTGSWITLMGIFRRMDFNGISDYAAIFRTIFPTLSNSEEVPMLMQRMVDIHAKGIHNQKGLYEYTAAEAREWEAAFALFNRDICQLAALYPEEELHATESNGQSL, from the coding sequence ATGAGAGCAAAATATATACCCGCTGATATTTGTATTGGAGTAGTAGGCTTGGGCCTGATGGGCAGCAGCATTGTTGTAGCCTTATTGGCAGCAGGGCATCCTGTAAAAGCGATTGCTCCTTTGCCAGCAGAAGAAGCGGAGGCACCAGCACGTATATTGGCACAGTTGCAGCATTGCGCTGCTGCTGGTTTGTTGGAGGCCCCCATCGAAGATTATCAGGCACGATTAATTATTTCGGGAGATTATCATCAGTTAAAGGATTGCAGATTAGTGCTGGAATGTGTGATTGAGAAGCAGGATATTAAAGCACTGGTCTATAGGCGTATAACCGATGTAGTAAGTGATGATGCGGTTATCAGCAGTAATACTTCTGCCATACCGATTAGTGTGCTGCAGGAACAGGTGCTTCATCCGGAACGTTTTCTGGGGATTCACTGGGCAGAACCGGCTTATGCTACCCGTTTCCTGGAAATTACCTGTGGTGTACAAACCGCGGCAAAATACGCAGATTGGGTATATGAGCTTTCACGCTGTTGGGGTAAAGAAGCTACTTTGCTCCGGAAGGATATCCGTGGTTTTATTACAAACCGTTTGATGTATGCAGTATACCGGGAGGCGCTATCCCTGGTAGCTGATCAACGCGCAACATTGGAAGATGTAGATAAATCTTTCCGTTATGATACCGGTTCATGGATAACATTGATGGGAATTTTCCGCCGTATGGACTTTAATGGTATTTCAGACTATGCAGCCATATTCCGTACTATTTTTCCTACACTTAGTAATAGTGAGGAGGTGCCTATGCTGATGCAACGAATGGTAGATATTCATGCCAAAGGTATTCATAATCAGAAAGGATTGTATGAGTATACCGCAGCTGAAGCCAGGGAATGGGAAGCTGCATTTGCATTGTTTAACCGGGACATCTGCCAGCTGGCGGCTTTATATCCGGAAGAGGAGTTACATGCAACAGAAAGTAATGGTCAATCATTGTAA
- a CDS encoding SDR family oxidoreductase, giving the protein MEHAYHNLFGVQDKEIWVIGGAGYLGQATVSLLAAGGAKVLCADLEQRADSFLKTAALENNVTPATLDVRDENAIKQFVAHQVNSRGVPHGLVNLTYTSTAKSMEELTGQDFDDANHGGLTATFLLAREVGREMVKAGRGSLVLFSSIYGSVSPDPAVYEAPMNKNPVEYGVGKAGIIQLTRYLAVHWGKAQIRCNCISPGPFPNPRVQEEHTGFVDRLRRKVPMNRVGQPAEIAGAVAFLLSDAAAYITGQNLFVDGGWSSW; this is encoded by the coding sequence ATGGAACATGCATATCATAATTTGTTTGGCGTACAGGACAAAGAAATATGGGTGATTGGGGGAGCTGGTTATCTGGGACAGGCAACAGTATCACTATTGGCTGCCGGAGGTGCAAAGGTGCTCTGTGCTGACCTGGAACAACGGGCGGATAGCTTTTTGAAAACAGCAGCACTGGAAAATAATGTAACACCGGCCACACTGGATGTACGGGATGAAAATGCGATTAAACAATTTGTAGCACATCAGGTAAATAGCAGAGGGGTACCTCACGGACTTGTTAACCTTACTTATACGTCTACCGCAAAAAGTATGGAAGAGCTTACGGGACAGGATTTTGATGATGCAAATCACGGAGGACTTACTGCTACTTTTTTACTGGCCAGGGAAGTAGGGAGGGAGATGGTAAAAGCAGGCAGGGGCAGTTTGGTATTATTTTCCAGTATTTATGGATCGGTATCACCTGATCCTGCAGTGTATGAAGCCCCCATGAATAAAAATCCGGTAGAATACGGTGTAGGGAAAGCGGGTATTATCCAGCTTACAAGATACCTGGCTGTACATTGGGGAAAAGCGCAGATACGTTGTAATTGTATTTCACCGGGGCCATTTCCGAATCCCCGTGTACAGGAGGAGCATACTGGTTTTGTAGACCGTCTGAGAAGGAAAGTTCCCATGAACAGGGTAGGTCAGCCTGCGGAGATAGCTGGTGCAGTGGCGTTTCTGTTATCCGATGCAGCTGCTTATATCACCGGACAAAACCTGTTTGTAGATGGGGGTTGGAGTAGTTGGTAA
- a CDS encoding SusC/RagA family TonB-linked outer membrane protein produces the protein MLHRLSCLNRVILMIPLICCSLATWAQESRQVRGKVVNAGNEPLPGVSVIIKGTSKGTSTTTDGNFLLEVNQPSPVLVFSFIGYKSQEQLLGSNTFLKITLEEDEAQLGEVVVIGYGKQSREAVTTAVSKLDNKVLENIPYTNVASALQGAIPGLRVQSTSGQPGAAPRVILRGGTSINNPNGASPLYIVDGIIRSNMNDISADDIESLQVLKDAAATAIYGARGSNGVVIITTRTGKEGKMRVTYSYDLSVSKVGRTYELASARDYINLGRSGTMAAAERNPAAKNRLTLPLGYGTGNDLTNNTAYTTQYLTPANEHKLKEGWESMPDPLDPSKTIIFKETDFQALLYRTALSHDHHIAVSGGTEKATFNAGVGYLTAEGTTITTQFKRLTFNMNGELKAKENLSFFGRAMYSSSQSNEVFGITEIFYRSLGLPPTAKYTFEDGTLAPGQNRSIGNPVYHLNNRKIKNAADKLTLAVGAHWDLLPGLSFDPQVSLYKESSDGYSFQPGYLNGPTNFVATRSASGNAGKLLQTQADAVLSYNKSFNAAHNLEAKAGFSYYGRETTGLNANGQGASTDLIPTLNASAEPVSVSGSVSNQVIIGYFSRINYDYKQRYLFSLNVRYDGASNLGAQHKWGFFPGVSVGWNLHQEEFWKALPQDLLRLKLRGSYGVNGNITGLSDFQAMGEYNVGARYGGNAAIQNSVIPNDALRWEQSKTFDVGADIGLFKSRVNILFDYYRRITDNLITSLSLPPSTGFGSILTNLGSLQNKGIEIELNAQVLPATAALQWMIGFNASKTVNKIMKLPANGTENNRVGGFYVWDPARKDYAWLGGLQEGGRLGDFYAYKQVGIYATDADAKAGPVDMIIPGTDKTKAGGDVNWQDTDGNGLIDERDRVYVGNQFPVWTGGFTSALSYKNFDFTVRLDYTTGHTIYNYARAFMDGNWQGDIIMTKEMAEKSWKKSGDITDYPRYYWNDQTLFNLWRGNSQYYEKGDFLAIREVTLSYNMPKTVLQRLKINGIRVHVTGNNLYYFTKYKGPNPEEGGQDNGHYPIPRNIIFGANISF, from the coding sequence GTGTTACATAGATTATCCTGTTTGAACCGGGTCATTTTAATGATTCCGCTGATATGCTGTAGTCTTGCCACTTGGGCACAGGAATCCAGGCAGGTAAGAGGAAAGGTAGTGAATGCGGGCAATGAGCCATTGCCTGGAGTAAGTGTAATAATAAAAGGCACCAGCAAAGGTACCAGTACCACAACTGATGGTAATTTTCTACTGGAAGTAAACCAACCATCCCCCGTGCTGGTATTCAGCTTTATTGGTTATAAAAGTCAGGAACAGCTATTGGGCAGTAATACCTTTTTAAAGATTACCCTGGAAGAGGATGAAGCACAGTTAGGAGAAGTGGTGGTGATTGGGTATGGTAAACAATCAAGAGAGGCTGTTACTACGGCTGTTTCCAAACTGGATAATAAGGTCCTGGAAAATATTCCATATACGAATGTAGCATCTGCATTGCAGGGAGCGATACCTGGTTTACGCGTACAAAGTACTTCCGGGCAGCCAGGAGCGGCACCACGTGTAATTCTCCGGGGTGGTACTTCTATTAATAATCCGAATGGGGCTTCTCCATTATATATTGTTGATGGTATTATCCGCAGTAACATGAATGACATCAGCGCAGATGATATTGAGTCTTTGCAGGTGCTGAAAGATGCCGCAGCTACCGCTATCTATGGTGCGCGTGGTTCTAACGGCGTAGTAATCATCACTACCAGAACAGGGAAGGAAGGTAAGATGCGGGTTACCTATTCTTATGATCTTTCCGTATCTAAAGTAGGCAGAACCTATGAGCTGGCTTCAGCGAGGGATTATATTAACCTGGGAAGATCAGGTACCATGGCTGCAGCAGAAAGGAATCCTGCAGCGAAGAACAGGTTAACGCTACCACTGGGTTATGGTACTGGCAATGACCTGACTAACAATACTGCCTATACTACACAATATCTTACTCCTGCTAATGAGCATAAGCTGAAAGAAGGATGGGAAAGCATGCCTGATCCGCTTGATCCTTCGAAGACGATCATCTTCAAGGAAACGGATTTCCAGGCACTGTTATACCGTACTGCACTATCCCATGATCATCATATTGCGGTATCCGGAGGTACAGAGAAAGCTACTTTTAATGCAGGAGTAGGTTACCTCACTGCAGAAGGCACTACGATCACCACGCAGTTTAAGCGACTCACCTTTAATATGAACGGAGAGTTAAAAGCGAAAGAGAACCTGAGCTTTTTTGGCCGTGCCATGTATTCCAGTTCTCAGAGCAATGAGGTATTTGGTATTACAGAAATCTTTTACCGGTCGCTGGGCTTACCCCCCACGGCTAAATATACCTTCGAAGATGGGACACTTGCACCAGGACAAAACAGGAGTATCGGTAACCCCGTATATCATCTGAATAACCGTAAAATAAAGAATGCTGCCGACAAACTTACATTGGCAGTGGGTGCACATTGGGACCTGTTGCCTGGTTTGTCCTTTGATCCACAGGTATCCTTATATAAAGAATCCAGTGATGGATATAGTTTTCAACCCGGATATCTGAATGGCCCTACTAATTTTGTAGCTACCCGCAGTGCATCCGGTAATGCCGGAAAGCTGCTTCAAACACAAGCAGATGCGGTACTCTCCTATAACAAATCTTTTAATGCAGCACATAACCTGGAAGCTAAAGCAGGGTTTTCTTACTATGGCCGGGAAACCACAGGCCTTAATGCAAACGGACAAGGCGCCTCTACCGATCTGATTCCTACGCTCAATGCCTCGGCCGAGCCGGTTTCTGTGAGCGGCTCAGTAAGCAATCAGGTTATCATCGGATATTTTTCCAGGATCAACTACGATTACAAGCAACGTTATCTTTTTTCTCTTAATGTCCGTTACGACGGAGCCTCCAACCTGGGCGCCCAGCATAAATGGGGATTCTTTCCAGGTGTTTCTGTGGGATGGAACCTGCACCAGGAAGAATTCTGGAAAGCATTACCCCAAGATCTGCTGCGTTTAAAATTAAGAGGTAGTTATGGGGTAAACGGGAATATTACCGGCTTGTCAGACTTTCAGGCGATGGGAGAATATAATGTAGGCGCCCGGTATGGTGGTAATGCTGCTATTCAGAATTCAGTAATACCAAATGATGCGCTCAGATGGGAACAATCGAAGACATTTGATGTAGGAGCAGATATAGGTCTTTTTAAAAGCAGGGTCAACATTCTGTTTGATTATTACCGCCGGATAACGGATAACCTGATTACCAGTCTTAGTTTACCTCCTTCTACCGGCTTTGGAAGTATTCTTACCAATCTTGGCAGTTTACAAAATAAAGGAATTGAAATAGAATTGAATGCGCAGGTACTGCCAGCTACTGCTGCCTTGCAGTGGATGATTGGATTTAATGCGTCCAAAACGGTCAATAAGATTATGAAGCTGCCCGCTAATGGTACAGAAAATAACCGGGTAGGAGGTTTTTATGTATGGGATCCCGCCAGGAAAGATTATGCGTGGCTGGGTGGTTTGCAGGAGGGGGGCCGGCTGGGAGATTTCTACGCTTACAAACAGGTAGGAATATACGCTACAGATGCAGATGCCAAGGCCGGACCAGTGGATATGATCATACCGGGCACAGATAAAACCAAAGCCGGTGGTGACGTAAACTGGCAGGATACAGACGGCAATGGTCTGATTGATGAGCGGGACCGGGTATATGTAGGTAATCAGTTTCCGGTGTGGACAGGTGGTTTTACCAGTGCACTCAGCTATAAAAACTTTGACTTTACGGTACGGCTGGATTACACCACCGGGCACACTATTTATAACTATGCCAGGGCCTTTATGGATGGTAACTGGCAGGGAGATATTATCATGACAAAAGAGATGGCCGAAAAATCGTGGAAGAAGTCGGGTGATATTACAGACTATCCCCGTTATTACTGGAATGACCAGACACTTTTTAATTTATGGAGAGGTAATTCTCAATACTATGAGAAAGGCGATTTTCTGGCAATCAGGGAAGTGACCTTAAGTTATAATATGCCCAAAACAGTATTACAGCGGTTAAAGATCAATGGCATAAGGGTACACGTAACAGGCAATAACCTGTATTATTTTACGAAGTATAAGGGGCCTAACCCGGAAGAGGGCGGACAGGATAACGGACATTATCCGATTCCCCGTAATATCATATTTGGTGCAAATATTTCTTTCTAA
- a CDS encoding dipeptidase, giving the protein MKRRLIIDAHLDLAMNAMEWNRDLTRPLAEIRDREMHMKDKPDRGKGTVCLPELRKGRIGLVVATQLSRFTPPGSSLQGWHSPQQAWANTQAQLAWYREMEALGEMIQITDSARLDAHLALWEDLTIADEQKPVGYILSLEGADSLVDPSYIHRAYAYGVRAIGLSHFGPGRYAPGTKATGPLTSLGVTLLKEMRGLNIILDVTHLTDEGFQQALDIYDGPVWASHHNVRKIVPTQRQLTDEQIKQLITRGAVVGGMLDCWAMDLRFIDTVSDPWQLNIRLENLVDHWDHICQLAGNSLHVAIGSDLDGIFGTEQAPWDMNTIADLQKYEAILVNRGYTQTDIDNIFHNNWLRFLRKAWS; this is encoded by the coding sequence ATGAAGCGAAGGCTCATTATAGATGCACATCTGGACCTGGCAATGAATGCCATGGAATGGAACAGGGATCTGACACGCCCATTGGCGGAGATCCGTGACCGGGAAATGCATATGAAGGATAAACCTGACAGAGGAAAAGGCACCGTGTGTTTGCCTGAACTGAGGAAAGGACGGATAGGGCTGGTGGTGGCTACGCAATTGTCGCGTTTTACACCACCTGGCAGTAGTTTACAGGGATGGCACTCTCCACAGCAGGCATGGGCAAATACCCAGGCACAGCTGGCATGGTACCGGGAAATGGAAGCGCTGGGAGAGATGATACAAATCACTGACAGCGCGCGACTGGATGCTCATCTTGCTTTGTGGGAAGATCTTACCATCGCTGATGAACAGAAACCAGTGGGTTATATTTTGAGCCTGGAAGGAGCAGACTCCCTGGTAGATCCTTCTTATATACATCGTGCCTATGCCTATGGGGTGCGTGCAATAGGGCTGTCGCATTTCGGGCCTGGGAGGTATGCTCCGGGAACAAAAGCAACCGGTCCGCTGACATCATTGGGCGTGACATTACTAAAAGAAATGCGCGGCCTTAACATCATATTGGATGTTACCCACCTCACAGATGAAGGGTTTCAGCAGGCATTGGATATATATGACGGGCCTGTATGGGCCAGCCATCATAATGTAAGGAAGATAGTACCTACGCAGCGACAGCTTACAGATGAGCAAATTAAGCAGCTGATAACAAGAGGAGCTGTAGTAGGTGGTATGCTGGATTGCTGGGCAATGGACCTGCGTTTTATCGATACCGTATCAGATCCCTGGCAGTTGAATATAAGGCTGGAAAACCTGGTAGATCACTGGGATCATATTTGCCAGCTGGCTGGTAATAGTTTGCATGTGGCTATTGGCAGTGACCTGGACGGGATCTTCGGCACGGAGCAGGCACCCTGGGACATGAACACTATTGCCGATCTGCAAAAGTATGAAGCTATTTTAGTGAACCGGGGTTATACACAAACGGACATTGATAACATCTTTCACAACAACTGGCTGAGGTTTCTTCGGAAGGCCTGGAGCTGA
- a CDS encoding 3-hydroxyacyl-CoA dehydrogenase family protein, whose amino-acid sequence MMFNKERVLIAGKGRMAYSMAVCLLQAGHPVILYTGDPVSAWEQILLHLADLRKWTGSNVVPDALQLAEAWPYGAALQLAIGITGENVEEKQQCIAGLEQCVHQDGIITINTESIPLSSLQEGTRYPARILGANWAEPVHTTYFLELIANGQCDSRYIDRFYELAKVNWKKDPYIIAGDTGIRARLISAMTREAFYLVENGYASVEDIDRACRNDAGYYLPFAGNYRYMDLMGTYAYGVVMKELNRELAKEQEVPVFFKEIIAAQGEGMVNGKGFYKYTPAQAARWEMLFRRFSYQIKAIIERYPFNYKQEKQQIDTKVKSL is encoded by the coding sequence ATGATGTTTAATAAAGAACGGGTACTGATAGCTGGAAAGGGACGGATGGCATACAGTATGGCAGTATGTCTTTTGCAGGCCGGACATCCGGTAATCTTGTATACTGGTGATCCGGTCAGCGCCTGGGAACAGATACTATTACATCTGGCTGATTTGCGAAAGTGGACAGGGAGTAATGTTGTTCCCGATGCACTTCAGTTGGCAGAAGCGTGGCCATATGGGGCGGCACTGCAACTGGCCATAGGCATTACGGGTGAAAACGTGGAGGAGAAGCAGCAGTGCATCGCAGGTTTGGAACAATGTGTGCACCAGGATGGGATCATTACCATTAACACGGAAAGTATCCCCTTGAGCAGCTTGCAGGAAGGCACGCGCTATCCGGCACGGATACTTGGGGCCAACTGGGCAGAGCCGGTACATACTACTTACTTCCTGGAGTTGATTGCAAACGGGCAATGTGACAGCAGGTATATTGACCGCTTTTATGAACTGGCAAAAGTAAATTGGAAAAAAGATCCTTATATTATTGCAGGGGATACTGGTATCAGGGCACGACTAATAAGTGCTATGACAAGGGAAGCATTTTATCTGGTGGAGAATGGATATGCTTCCGTAGAAGATATTGACCGGGCCTGCAGGAATGACGCTGGATATTATCTCCCTTTTGCGGGCAATTACCGGTATATGGATCTGATGGGCACCTATGCTTACGGGGTAGTGATGAAAGAATTGAACCGGGAGTTGGCAAAAGAACAGGAAGTACCTGTTTTTTTTAAAGAGATTATCGCAGCGCAAGGGGAAGGAATGGTAAATGGAAAGGGGTTTTATAAATATACTCCGGCGCAGGCCGCGCGATGGGAAATGTTGTTCCGTCGCTTCAGCTATCAGATAAAAGCGATTATAGAACGGTACCCTTTTAATTATAAACAGGAAAAGCAGCAGATAGATACTAAAGTAAAATCCTTATGA
- a CDS encoding aspartate aminotransferase family protein, with protein sequence MATNNYTQSAVLLERAAKVLAGGVSSEFRKYNHPHAIFYTHGNGSRIYDVDGNEYLDFTLSQGPLILGHSHPEVLQAISEYTAQGQLFAGQHLQEIELAEKLQQLIPAAARMRFCLDGSEAVHTAFRIARAKTGRQKFLRFEGHYHGWLDNVCWGIGSPSLDALGSREAPVVHPWSDGLSALSKAESIVLPWNDLALLERTLAEKYTEIAAIITEPVMCNSGCILPEEGFLEGIRRLCDKYGITLIFDEVITGFRLSLGGAQAYYQVVPDLAIFAKAIGSGYPISAIVGKQAWMELVATGQVIHAGTMNAGNATVAAALATIRILERDQVHERLFRYGQQLMEGLREAATAAGHHLLVQGPGPMFHTGFTHLTSVKDYRDSLSYDKVKLGRFIAGMHDSGIRIIGRGLWYISAAHTEEDIKQAVATAAAVLRKI encoded by the coding sequence ATGGCCACAAATAATTATACGCAGTCGGCTGTATTATTGGAAAGAGCGGCCAAAGTGCTGGCAGGAGGAGTGTCGTCCGAATTCAGAAAATACAATCATCCCCATGCGATCTTTTATACACATGGTAATGGGAGCAGAATTTATGATGTAGACGGGAATGAGTATCTGGACTTTACACTCAGTCAGGGGCCCTTAATTCTGGGGCATTCACATCCGGAGGTATTACAGGCTATTTCGGAATATACCGCTCAGGGGCAGTTGTTTGCCGGTCAGCATCTCCAGGAAATAGAACTGGCAGAAAAACTGCAGCAACTGATTCCTGCTGCCGCACGCATGCGGTTTTGCCTCGATGGCTCTGAAGCAGTGCATACTGCATTCAGGATAGCCAGGGCTAAAACCGGGCGGCAAAAATTCCTGCGTTTTGAAGGGCACTATCACGGGTGGCTGGATAATGTATGCTGGGGAATCGGAAGCCCATCTTTGGACGCTTTGGGCAGCAGGGAAGCACCGGTAGTACATCCCTGGTCAGATGGGCTATCCGCATTGTCGAAAGCAGAAAGTATTGTTTTACCCTGGAATGATCTGGCTTTACTTGAAAGAACATTGGCAGAAAAATACACGGAGATAGCGGCTATTATTACGGAGCCTGTGATGTGTAACAGCGGGTGTATTTTGCCGGAGGAAGGCTTTTTAGAAGGAATACGTAGGCTCTGTGACAAATATGGCATTACGCTGATTTTTGATGAGGTGATTACCGGCTTCCGCTTATCACTGGGTGGTGCACAAGCCTATTATCAGGTAGTGCCCGATCTGGCCATCTTCGCCAAGGCCATCGGCAGTGGCTATCCTATCAGCGCTATCGTAGGAAAACAGGCCTGGATGGAACTGGTGGCAACGGGACAGGTAATTCATGCGGGGACAATGAATGCAGGAAATGCTACTGTTGCCGCTGCATTAGCCACTATCCGTATACTGGAAAGAGACCAGGTACATGAGCGGTTGTTCCGCTATGGACAGCAGTTGATGGAGGGGTTGCGGGAGGCAGCCACAGCTGCGGGGCATCATTTGCTGGTACAGGGGCCCGGTCCCATGTTTCATACCGGGTTTACTCACCTGACCAGTGTGAAAGATTACAGGGACAGCCTTAGCTATGACAAGGTAAAATTGGGAAGGTTTATAGCAGGCATGCATGATAGCGGTATCCGTATTATTGGCAGAGGGCTATGGTATATCAGTGCCGCACATACGGAGGAAGATATTAAACAGGCTGTCGCCACTGCAGCAGCGGTGCTTCGTAAAATATAG
- a CDS encoding RagB/SusD family nutrient uptake outer membrane protein, with translation MKLSYKCFVSLPLGLLMLFSACTNSLEVDPTSVITNNSFWKTENDAVGGLNGMYVKLRNVAQLTLFQLGEGRGETMDWGGIVGTAGYDRFYMNTLDATTAGPSWSDYYAIVNAANLLLKYVPGITFKSEDTKNNILAQAYTMRAYAYFVMTRTWGDLVIRITPTEGYSAETTQKERSPKAEVFKLIREDLDKALALYPNNNFSTGRFYWSKAAAYTLKADVCLWTGKVLNGGKADFTLALEALEEAQKADVTLLSSYPAIFDYANKGNKEILMAVRFQLLESPNNGYQDMYIPASVIPGTADPAAVSTIGTAGGNIIWTPSAVVRGQFTDDDKRKAASFLEIYTKDQGGTTAYFGSIVLKCRGTVDKGVRAFVDDVVLYRYADVLLMKAEAKNALDMDPAAEINAVRQRAYGEEYSNHVFVSGSKIQNDEAILKERLFELAFEGKRWWDLVRFGKAFDLVPSLKDRKGKDYLLLFPISSTTLSLEPKVKQNEGYQ, from the coding sequence ATGAAGTTATCATATAAATGCTTTGTATCTCTGCCACTTGGTTTGCTGATGCTTTTTTCTGCCTGTACCAATAGTCTGGAGGTAGATCCAACCAGTGTGATCACCAATAACTCTTTCTGGAAAACAGAAAATGATGCTGTTGGCGGTCTGAATGGTATGTATGTGAAATTGCGGAATGTAGCCCAGCTTACTTTGTTTCAATTAGGAGAAGGGAGGGGAGAAACAATGGATTGGGGAGGCATAGTAGGTACTGCCGGTTATGACCGGTTTTATATGAATACGCTGGATGCTACCACCGCAGGACCCAGCTGGTCAGATTATTATGCCATTGTAAATGCAGCTAATCTGTTGTTGAAATATGTACCGGGAATTACGTTTAAATCAGAAGACACTAAAAATAATATCCTGGCACAAGCCTACACCATGCGTGCTTATGCTTATTTTGTAATGACCAGGACATGGGGTGACCTGGTAATACGTATCACGCCAACGGAAGGGTATAGTGCAGAAACTACACAGAAAGAGCGGTCGCCCAAAGCGGAAGTATTTAAACTTATCCGGGAAGACCTGGATAAAGCGCTGGCATTGTATCCCAATAATAATTTTAGCACCGGAAGATTTTACTGGTCCAAAGCTGCGGCCTATACGCTGAAGGCAGATGTTTGTTTGTGGACAGGCAAAGTGTTGAACGGAGGAAAAGCAGACTTTACGCTGGCACTGGAGGCATTGGAAGAAGCTCAGAAAGCGGATGTGACTTTGCTGTCCAGTTACCCTGCCATATTTGACTATGCCAACAAAGGCAATAAAGAGATCCTGATGGCTGTAAGATTTCAGTTGCTGGAGTCTCCCAATAATGGTTACCAGGATATGTATATTCCGGCATCCGTTATACCTGGCACTGCTGATCCGGCTGCGGTGAGTACTATTGGCACAGCGGGAGGGAATATTATCTGGACGCCTTCCGCTGTGGTGAGGGGACAGTTTACCGATGATGATAAAAGAAAAGCGGCTTCTTTTCTGGAAATATATACGAAGGATCAGGGAGGTACTACTGCTTATTTTGGTTCCATTGTGTTAAAGTGCAGAGGGACGGTAGATAAAGGCGTAAGAGCCTTTGTGGATGATGTGGTGCTTTACAGGTACGCAGATGTATTGCTGATGAAAGCAGAGGCGAAGAATGCACTGGATATGGACCCTGCTGCAGAAATTAATGCAGTACGCCAAAGAGCTTATGGCGAAGAATACAGCAATCACGTTTTTGTTAGTGGCAGTAAGATACAGAATGACGAGGCGATTTTGAAGGAGCGGTTATTTGAACTGGCATTTGAAGGGAAAAGATGGTGGGACCTGGTCCGTTTTGGCAAAGCATTTGACCTGGTGCCGTCGCTGAAGGACAGAAAGGGGAAAGACTACCTGTTATTGTTTCCCATTTCGAGCACCACCTTAAGTCTTGAACCCAAGGTAAAGCAGAACGAAGGCTATCAATAG